The Prunus persica cultivar Lovell chromosome G7, Prunus_persica_NCBIv2, whole genome shotgun sequence genome has a segment encoding these proteins:
- the LOC18769794 gene encoding mechanosensitive ion channel protein 10, whose product MDGGKGMEEKKGRNEVVLQISVTEGQTGLNNETRDSNLELTELQSLRVSGSASPSPDISGQGLTPGKPPKVPTEPASRRASFSRSAFSKPKSRFVEPVPPGEMKVTDENTQLKSNANSPNVASPSSKATATTPRDTLRSAPVTPRTPLIEPGGEEDDDDEVYKTANLKVREKSGKKKLKKLVLIELIVFVCVVGFLIACLTVTKLEHKKIWSLELWKWCVLVVVVLCGRLVTEWLINVLVFLIEMNFLLKKKVLYFVYGLKRSVQIFIWLGLILLAWALLFDGHGVKRSRKTSRILGYVTRGLASCLIGSAIWLAKNLFVKLVASSFQCSRFFDRIQESIFHQYVLRTLSGPPLMEMAEKVGRTPSTGQLSFKNMKDAANKGKEGAKQEVIDVEKLKKMKQDKVSAWTMKGLINVVRSSGLSTISNTLESVDEEEGEQTNKEITSEWEAKAVAYDIFLNVAKRGSKHIEEDDLLRFMKKEEVDLVLPLFEGAAESGKIKRKALKNWLVNVYLERKSLAHSLNDTKTAIEELNRLASGLLLLVILIVWLLLMGFLTTNILVFISSQLLLVVFVFGNTAKTVFEAIIFVFVMHPFDVGDRCVVDGVQMIVEEMNILTTIFLRYDNEKIYYPNSVLASKPISNFYRSPEMGDSVEFAVDASTTVDTINSLKGRIKSYLDGKTQHWRPTHSVVVKDIEDVNKMKMALYVTHTINFQNYGDKSSRRSELVLELKKIFEDLGIKYHLLPQEVHVRYVGPATSELPPTWR is encoded by the exons ATGGACGGTGGAAAAGGCATGGAggagaagaaaggaagaaacgAAGTCGTTTTGCAGATTTCGGTCACCGAAGGACAGACTGGTTTGAATAATGAAACCCGTGACTCGAATCTTGAGCTAACGGAGCTTCAGAGCCTCAGAGTGTCAGGTTCTGCTTCTCCTTCTCCAGATATTTCAGGGCAAGGTCTCACACCCGGTAAGCCTCCGAAAGTCCCAACCGAACCCGCTTCTCGACGAGCTTCGTTTTCGAGGTCTGCGTTCTCAAAACCCAAGTCGAGATTTGTTGAGCCAGTTCCTCCTGGTGAAATGAAGGTGACTGATGAAAATACCCAGTTGAAGTCAAATGCTAATTCGCCTAATGTGGCATCACCAAGCTCAAAAGCCACAGCCACAACTCCAAGAGACACTCTAAGATCAGCCCCCGTAACCCCACGAACACCGTTGATCGAACCGGGTGGCGAGGAagacgatgatgatgaggtGTATAAGACTGCCAATCTTAAGGTGCGTGAGAAGTCCGGTAAGAAGAAGTTGAAAAAGTTGGTCTTGATTGAGTTGATTGTATTTGTGTGCGTTGTTGGGTTTTTAATTGCTTGCTTGACTGTTACTAAGTTGGAGCACAAGAAGATTTGGAGTTTGGAACTATGGAAATGGTGTgttttggtggtggttgtcTTGTGTGGCAGATTGGTCACAGAATGGTTGATTAATGttctagttttcttgattgaaATGAACTTCCTGCTTAAGAAGAAAGTTCTGTACTTTGTTTATGGATTGAAGAGAAGTGTGCagatttttatttggttgggTTTGATTCTTCTGGCATGGGCTTTATTGTTCGACGGCCACGGGGTGAAGAGGTCAAGGAAAACCTCTAGGATTCTAGGTTATGTTACAAGGGGCCTGGCTTCTTGTCTAATTGGATCAGCCATATGGCTGGCGAAGAATTTGTTTGTGAAATTAGTAGCTTCTTCTTTCCAATGCTCGAGATTCTTTGATCGGATTCAAGAATCAATCTTTCATCAGTATGTTCTCCGCACCCTTTCAGGGCCTCCATTGATGGAGATGGCAGAAAAAGTAGGAAGGACACCAAGTACTGGCCAGTTGAGTTTCAAAAATATGAAGGACGCGGCGAATAAGGGGAAGGAAGGGGCCAAACAAGAGGTGATTGATGTAGAAAAGCTCAAGAAGATGAAGCAAGACAAAGTTTCTGCTTGGACCATGAAAGGGTTGATTAATGTTGTAAGGAGTTCTGGGTTATCTACCATCTCCAACACACTTGAGAGCGTTGATGAGGAGGAGGGCGAGCAGACAAATAAAGAGATTACTAGTGAGTGGGAAGCAAAGGCCGTGGCTTATGATATTTTCCTTAATGTAGCCAAGCGTGGCAGCAA GCACATTGAGGAAGATGATCTCCTGCGCTTCATGAAAAAGGAGGAGGTCGACCTTGTACTTCCTCTGTTTGAAGGAGCAGCGGAAAGTGGAAAGATCAAGagaaaagctttgaagaaCTGGCTG GTGAATGTCTACCTTGAACGCAAATCACTGGCACATTCTTTAAATGACACTAAAACAGCAATAGAGGAGCTGAATAGGCTTGCCTCAGGACTTTTGCTTCTTGTGATCCTTATTGTGTGGTTACTTCTGATGGGATTTTTGACAACCAACATACTGGTCTTTATATCATCACAGCTTTTACTGGTGGTGTTTGTGTTTGGTAATACTGCGAAAACTGTGTTTGAAGCCATCATTTTCGTCTTTGTGATGCACCCATTTGATGTAGGCGACCGTTGTGTTGTTGATGGAGTACAG ATGATTGTTGAAGAGATGAACATATTGACAACGATCTTCTTGAGATATGACAATGAGAAAATATACTATCCGAATTCAGTACTGGCTTCTAAACCCATCAGCAACTTTTATAGGAGCCCGGAGATGGGTGATTCTGTTGAATTTGCTGTTGATGCTTCTACGACGGTTGACACTATCAATTCTCTAAAAGGCAGAATAAAATC GTACTTGGATGGCAAGACTCAGCACTGGCGTCCCACCCATAGCGTGGTGGTTAAGGATATTGAGGATGTGAACAAGATGAAAATGGCACTTTACGTTACGCATACCATAAACTTTCAGAACTATGGAGACAAGAGCAGCAGGAGATCAGAATTAGTCTTAGAGCTGAAGAAAATATTTGAAGATCTTGGTATAAAATATCACCTCCTGCCTCAAGAAGTTCACGTCCGCTACGTTGGGCCAGCTACTTCAGAACTTCCACCGACATGGCGATGA